Proteins co-encoded in one Oceanidesulfovibrio indonesiensis genomic window:
- a CDS encoding class II SORL domain-containing protein, translating to MKMGDLYQTDDWKNEKHVPVIECPESVPAGEMFDVKVTLGKEIAHPNTTEHHIQWINVYFKPEGGKFAYQIGGFEFSAHGQDVKGPNEGPVYTHHGVTFTMKTDAPGDLLASAYCNIHGLWENSVSISLK from the coding sequence ATGAAAATGGGCGACCTGTATCAAACCGATGACTGGAAAAACGAGAAACACGTACCCGTGATCGAGTGTCCCGAGTCCGTGCCCGCGGGTGAGATGTTCGACGTGAAGGTTACTCTGGGCAAGGAAATCGCCCACCCGAACACCACCGAGCACCATATCCAGTGGATCAACGTCTACTTCAAGCCCGAAGGCGGAAAGTTCGCCTATCAGATCGGCGGATTCGAGTTTTCGGCCCATGGCCAGGACGTCAAAGGCCCCAACGAAGGCCCGGTCTACACCCACCACGGCGTGACCTTCACCATGAAGACCGACGCCCCCGGCGATCTGCTCGCTTCCGCATACTGCAACATCCACGGACTGTGGGAGAACAGCGTCTCCATCAGCCTCAAGTAA
- a CDS encoding DUF2254 domain-containing protein produces the protein MLTRITNFLYKLLDSFWLLPTAMAASGVLFAYVFISLDTLIADMGLGPLLFPLVAEGMEGARATLAAVSSSMVTVVSVTFSVTMVALTLATSQFGPRLLGTILRDRKSQACLGAFLLTYLYNLLVLHSLDAFEPEKGPRIAVAMGLVLGVASFFVLIYFIQHVALSIKADQVIALVYNDLRENIQRLYPREFTLEELHQARKKPAKPASGGPWDAEPALPKNFVDQAYVVRSRTSGYVQALSIDWILNLAQTRNLVIQMLVRPGDFLMAGGRIALVWPYEKHYEALEDKLRGALVLGSDRTLYQDLEFAILQLVEVALRALSPGINDPHTAIVCVDRLGVALAELARRNMGSPWRINEEGRVRVKLKTFTFEGAVDASFHKIRQAMGTSPTVGIRMLEVLGAVADVAPREEQRAVLLEQGRMVLGELERVLHEENDIADARKRFDTLRRTAQGFPPV, from the coding sequence ATGCTGACCCGGATCACGAACTTCTTATACAAACTGCTCGACAGTTTCTGGCTGCTGCCGACGGCCATGGCTGCATCTGGTGTTCTATTTGCGTACGTTTTCATCTCGCTGGACACCCTGATCGCAGACATGGGGCTGGGTCCGTTGCTCTTTCCCCTCGTGGCCGAAGGCATGGAAGGGGCGCGGGCCACACTTGCTGCCGTGTCGAGTTCAATGGTCACGGTCGTCAGCGTGACGTTTTCCGTCACCATGGTGGCGCTCACTCTGGCGACCTCGCAGTTCGGGCCGCGCCTTCTGGGCACCATCCTGCGCGACCGCAAGAGCCAGGCGTGTCTCGGCGCGTTCCTGCTCACGTATCTTTACAATCTGCTGGTGCTGCACAGCCTGGATGCGTTCGAGCCGGAGAAAGGGCCCCGAATTGCCGTGGCCATGGGGCTGGTGCTGGGCGTGGCGAGCTTCTTCGTGCTCATCTATTTCATCCAGCACGTGGCGCTGTCCATCAAGGCGGATCAGGTCATCGCCTTGGTGTATAATGACCTGCGCGAGAACATCCAGCGTCTCTATCCCAGGGAGTTCACGTTGGAGGAGCTGCACCAGGCGCGGAAGAAGCCGGCGAAGCCGGCTTCGGGAGGTCCATGGGACGCAGAGCCAGCCTTGCCCAAGAATTTTGTGGACCAGGCCTACGTCGTGCGCAGCAGAACGAGCGGCTATGTGCAGGCGCTCAGTATCGACTGGATTCTGAATCTGGCCCAGACCAGAAATCTTGTGATTCAGATGCTCGTCAGGCCGGGGGATTTCCTCATGGCCGGAGGGCGCATCGCCCTTGTCTGGCCCTACGAAAAGCACTACGAAGCATTGGAAGACAAACTGCGAGGCGCGCTGGTTCTGGGTTCGGACAGGACGCTGTATCAGGATCTGGAGTTCGCCATCCTCCAACTGGTTGAGGTCGCGTTGCGCGCCCTGTCGCCCGGCATCAACGATCCGCACACGGCCATCGTCTGCGTGGACCGCCTGGGCGTGGCTCTGGCGGAACTGGCCCGCCGGAACATGGGCTCGCCCTGGCGCATCAACGAAGAGGGCCGCGTCCGTGTGAAGCTCAAAACCTTCACCTTCGAAGGCGCCGTGGACGCCTCGTTCCACAAGATACGTCAGGCCATGGGCACCTCTCCCACAGTGGGCATCCGCATGCTCGAAGTGCTGGGCGCCGTGGCCGATGTGGCGCCGCGGGAGGAACAGCGGGCCGTCCTGCTGGAACAGGGCCGCATGGTGCTCGGCGAACTGGAGCGGGTGCTTCACGAAGAAAACGACATCGCCGACGCGCGCAAACGTTTCGATACGCTGCGGCGCACTGCGCAAGGCTTTCCTCCCGTGTAG
- the treS gene encoding maltose alpha-D-glucosyltransferase, with amino-acid sequence MAQRTHIETDMHRQPEWYRDAVIYQVVLKSFCDGDGDGIGDFKGLISRLDHLVRLGADAVWLLPFYPSPLKDDGYDIADFTDVHPDYGTMADFRRFVKEAHARDLKVITEIVFNHTSDAHPWFQKSRKAIPGSAWRDYYVWSDTPDKFEDARIIFQDFERSNWAWDPVAGAYYWHRFYAHQPDLNYDNPKVHKAMLGVLNFWFSQGVDGIQLDALPYLYERDGTSCENLPEVYDFVKKVRGHVDEKYPGRVLLTAANQWPEDAASYFGNGDACHMAFHFPLMPRMFMALEMENRYPIVDIMEQTPAIPDSCQWALFLRNHDELTLEMVTDEERDYMYRIFVEDPRARVNLGIRRRLAPLLGNDRRKIEVMNVILMTMPGSPVLYYGDEIGMGDNYYLGDRDGVRTPMQWSADQNAGFSRSNPQRLCLPLNIDPEYHYTSLNVSTQENRRSSLLWWMRQLIAMRREHCCFGRGSIEFLTPDNPKILAYVRTLPPGNEGDDGTDRILVAVNLSRHAQTAALDLSGYAGNEVRDLFSRNPFPTVGDEPYVLTFGPYTYFVFHLEEEEERKPIRSGALPQLSGASWPAVLADPGVTRALEKRILPGYMKTQRWYGGKARIDRAFTVLDRIQIKKNGQSPTILLVQVEYQDGDPEIYLLPLAFAERTPEDAGYEMPRGSVAWLKLGQSEGALYEAVFSRRFCRALLEVIAGRKRIATRLGKLHPTSSRPLKALWKDEAAQLKPRLLGAEQSNTSILYGNELILKLYRRTEKGQHPDLEIARHLTEHAGFENTPAYAGSLELRPNTGEPIVLGLMQRFVPNQGDAWELALDLVSRYFDRVLTLSEETKPPRVEHRLVKLAENLQLPSPMDELLSGETLETVRLLGQRTAEMHIALAASNDPAFAPEKFTSLYQRSLLQSIQNKARQELRFMKKALPRLPEAVREEASVVLTLEPSIMASLDNILDSRLDAKKIRTHGDYHLGQVLYTGKDFMILDFEGEPSKPLSERRLKRSPVRDVGGMIRSYHYAAYNGLLTGGLGMAEQDRLEPWADLWYRYAATYFLQGYRRTIAGRGLVPDDPKQFENLLVPYLLEKALYEMGYELNNRPDWVIIPLRGIKHLAGE; translated from the coding sequence ATGGCGCAGCGAACGCACATCGAAACCGACATGCACCGCCAGCCGGAGTGGTACAGGGACGCCGTCATCTACCAGGTGGTCCTCAAAAGCTTCTGCGACGGAGACGGAGACGGCATCGGCGATTTCAAGGGCCTCATCTCCAGGCTCGACCACCTTGTCCGCCTGGGCGCGGACGCCGTGTGGTTGCTGCCCTTCTACCCCTCGCCCCTCAAGGACGACGGGTACGATATCGCGGACTTCACGGACGTGCATCCGGACTACGGCACCATGGCCGACTTCCGGCGGTTCGTGAAGGAGGCGCACGCACGCGATCTCAAGGTCATCACGGAGATCGTCTTCAACCATACGTCAGACGCGCACCCCTGGTTCCAGAAGTCCCGCAAGGCCATACCGGGCAGCGCGTGGCGCGATTACTATGTATGGAGCGACACCCCGGACAAATTCGAGGACGCGCGGATCATCTTCCAGGACTTCGAGCGCTCTAACTGGGCCTGGGACCCGGTGGCCGGCGCCTACTACTGGCATCGCTTCTACGCCCACCAGCCGGACCTCAACTACGACAACCCCAAGGTCCACAAGGCTATGCTCGGCGTACTGAACTTCTGGTTCAGCCAGGGAGTGGACGGCATCCAGCTGGACGCCCTGCCCTACCTCTACGAACGCGACGGCACCAGCTGCGAGAACCTGCCCGAGGTTTACGACTTCGTGAAAAAGGTCCGCGGCCATGTGGACGAAAAATACCCTGGGCGCGTGCTGCTCACTGCGGCCAACCAGTGGCCGGAGGACGCGGCCAGCTACTTCGGAAACGGGGACGCCTGCCACATGGCCTTCCACTTCCCGCTCATGCCGCGCATGTTCATGGCTCTGGAGATGGAGAACCGCTACCCCATCGTGGACATCATGGAGCAGACCCCGGCCATTCCGGACTCCTGCCAGTGGGCGCTGTTTCTGCGAAACCACGACGAACTGACCCTGGAGATGGTCACGGACGAAGAGCGCGACTACATGTACCGCATCTTCGTGGAGGACCCGCGCGCCAGGGTGAACCTGGGCATCCGCCGCCGCCTCGCCCCGCTTCTGGGCAACGACCGCCGCAAGATCGAGGTCATGAACGTCATCCTCATGACCATGCCGGGATCGCCCGTGCTCTACTACGGCGACGAGATCGGCATGGGCGACAACTACTACCTGGGCGACCGCGACGGCGTGCGCACCCCCATGCAGTGGTCGGCCGACCAGAACGCCGGCTTCTCCCGTTCCAATCCGCAACGGCTCTGCCTGCCGCTGAACATCGACCCCGAGTACCACTACACCTCGCTCAACGTGTCCACACAGGAAAATCGCCGCTCCTCGCTGCTGTGGTGGATGCGCCAGCTCATCGCCATGCGGCGCGAGCACTGCTGCTTCGGCCGGGGGAGCATCGAGTTCCTCACACCGGACAACCCCAAGATCCTGGCCTATGTGCGCACGCTACCCCCCGGCAATGAAGGGGACGACGGCACCGATCGCATTCTTGTGGCCGTGAATCTCTCGCGTCACGCCCAGACCGCGGCGCTCGACCTCTCCGGATACGCAGGGAACGAGGTGCGGGATCTGTTCAGCCGCAACCCCTTCCCCACAGTAGGCGACGAGCCGTACGTGCTCACCTTCGGGCCATACACGTATTTCGTGTTCCATCTGGAAGAAGAGGAGGAACGAAAACCCATACGCTCCGGCGCCCTGCCGCAGCTTTCCGGCGCGAGCTGGCCGGCCGTGCTTGCCGATCCCGGCGTGACCCGCGCCCTGGAAAAACGCATCCTGCCCGGGTACATGAAAACCCAGCGTTGGTACGGCGGCAAGGCCCGCATCGACCGCGCCTTCACCGTGCTGGACCGGATACAGATCAAGAAGAACGGTCAGTCGCCCACCATCCTGCTCGTGCAGGTGGAGTATCAGGACGGCGATCCCGAAATCTACCTGCTGCCCCTGGCCTTTGCCGAGCGCACGCCGGAGGACGCGGGCTATGAGATGCCCCGCGGTTCTGTGGCCTGGCTCAAGCTGGGCCAGTCCGAAGGCGCGCTGTACGAGGCCGTGTTCAGCCGCCGTTTCTGCCGTGCGTTGTTGGAGGTCATTGCCGGCCGCAAGCGCATCGCCACCCGCCTCGGAAAGCTCCATCCCACCAGCAGCAGGCCACTCAAGGCGCTATGGAAAGACGAGGCCGCCCAGCTCAAGCCCAGGCTCCTGGGTGCGGAGCAGTCCAACACCTCCATCCTGTACGGCAACGAACTCATATTGAAGCTCTACCGGCGCACGGAAAAAGGCCAGCATCCGGATCTGGAAATTGCCCGACACCTTACGGAACATGCCGGCTTCGAGAACACGCCGGCGTATGCCGGCTCCCTGGAGCTGCGTCCCAACACCGGCGAGCCCATCGTGCTGGGGCTCATGCAGCGGTTCGTGCCCAACCAGGGCGACGCCTGGGAGCTCGCTCTGGACCTTGTTTCAAGATACTTCGACCGCGTGCTCACCCTGTCCGAGGAAACGAAACCGCCCCGGGTGGAACACCGGCTGGTGAAACTCGCCGAGAATCTGCAGCTGCCATCGCCGATGGATGAGCTTCTCTCCGGCGAGACGCTGGAAACCGTCCGCCTGCTGGGCCAGCGCACCGCCGAAATGCACATTGCTTTGGCCGCATCAAACGACCCGGCTTTCGCACCGGAGAAGTTCACGAGCCTCTACCAGCGCTCGTTGTTGCAATCCATACAGAACAAGGCGCGCCAGGAGTTGCGCTTCATGAAAAAGGCCCTGCCCAGATTGCCGGAGGCGGTGCGCGAGGAAGCCTCCGTGGTGCTGACGCTGGAGCCTTCCATCATGGCCAGCCTGGACAACATCCTGGATTCCAGGCTCGATGCCAAAAAAATCCGCACCCACGGCGACTACCATCTGGGCCAGGTCTTATACACGGGCAAGGACTTCATGATACTGGACTTCGAAGGCGAGCCATCCAAGCCGCTTTCGGAACGCCGGCTCAAGCGCTCTCCCGTGCGCGACGTGGGGGGCATGATCCGCTCCTACCATTACGCCGCGTACAACGGCCTGCTCACAGGCGGTCTCGGCATGGCCGAGCAGGACCGCCTCGAACCGTGGGCCGATCTGTGGTATCGTTACGCCGCTACGTACTTCCTGCAGGGTTACCGCAGGACCATCGCCGGGCGCGGTCTCGTGCCCGACGATCCCAAGCAGTTCGAAAACCTTCTCGTCCCCTACCTTCTGGAAAAGGCGCTGTACGAGATGGGATACGAACTGAACAACCGTCCCGACTGGGTGATCATACCCCTGCGCGGGATCAAGCATCTGGCCGGAGAATGA
- a CDS encoding alpha-1,4-glucan--maltose-1-phosphate maltosyltransferase, whose protein sequence is MLPIIDGKKRVVIENLRPRVDDGRFPAKRALYETVEVKADILVDGHDSIRAVCLYRRESEQTHTVLEMEHRVNDLWSAEFEIYAMERYYFTVRAWVDQYASWLNGLKKKHAAGQDVAVELADGAMLIEQAAQRAPVDEDRGNLLRYAAMLRESMQDDAVLLAGGAGVSELMARYPDPDTFCEYGTELVIEPEPAKASFSTWYEVFPRSTGVGRNHGTFAALENLLPRIAQAGFDVVYLPPVHPIGATFRKGKNNSPDAGPDDVGSPWAIGSEDGGHKAVHPQLGDMEDFERLVRVAREEHSIDIAIDIAFQCSPDHPYVKEHPEWFRKRSDGTIQYAENPPKKYQDVYPFNFECDDWKGLWEELKSIFVFWIERGVRIFRVDNPHTKPLPFWEWCFAELRKEHPDVIYLSEAFTRPKIMYRLAKAGFTHSYTYFTWRNSKHELTQYLTELVEHAPRDYFRPNFWPNTPDILPEYLQYGGRPAFIIRLVLAATLSSNYGVYGPAYELCENTAVPGTIDYMDSEKYEIKDWDLDRPGNLWSFITLVNRIRRDNPALQQTWNLRFLPTDNDFVIFFAKESSDKAEPGSEVILVAVNLDPHNPQSATLTLPLEEYGIDESQTYMVHDLLGDDKFVWQGRRNRMDFDPRVLPARIFRLKRKLKRETDFDYFM, encoded by the coding sequence ATGTTGCCTATAATCGATGGAAAAAAGCGGGTGGTCATCGAGAACCTTCGGCCCCGAGTGGACGACGGCCGGTTTCCGGCAAAACGCGCCCTCTACGAAACCGTGGAGGTCAAGGCTGACATCCTGGTGGATGGACACGACTCCATACGCGCCGTGTGCCTGTATCGCCGCGAGAGCGAGCAGACGCATACCGTTCTGGAAATGGAGCACCGGGTCAACGACCTCTGGTCGGCGGAGTTCGAAATCTACGCCATGGAGCGCTACTACTTCACGGTGCGCGCCTGGGTGGATCAATACGCGTCATGGCTGAACGGGCTGAAGAAGAAGCATGCGGCCGGACAGGACGTGGCTGTGGAGCTCGCCGACGGCGCCATGCTCATTGAGCAGGCGGCCCAGCGCGCCCCCGTCGACGAAGACCGCGGCAACCTGCTGCGCTACGCCGCCATGCTGCGCGAGTCCATGCAGGACGACGCCGTGCTGCTTGCCGGCGGCGCCGGCGTCTCAGAGCTCATGGCCCGCTATCCGGATCCGGACACCTTCTGCGAATACGGTACTGAGCTGGTCATCGAACCTGAGCCGGCCAAGGCCTCATTCTCCACCTGGTACGAGGTCTTCCCCCGCTCAACGGGCGTCGGCCGCAACCACGGCACCTTCGCCGCGCTGGAGAACCTGCTGCCGCGCATTGCCCAAGCCGGATTCGACGTGGTCTACCTGCCGCCTGTCCATCCCATCGGCGCCACGTTCCGCAAGGGCAAGAACAACAGCCCGGATGCCGGGCCGGACGATGTGGGCTCGCCCTGGGCCATTGGCAGCGAAGACGGCGGCCACAAGGCCGTGCACCCCCAGCTCGGCGACATGGAGGATTTCGAACGCCTGGTTCGCGTCGCCAGAGAAGAGCACTCCATCGATATCGCCATTGACATCGCCTTCCAGTGCTCGCCGGACCACCCATACGTGAAGGAGCATCCCGAGTGGTTCAGGAAACGCTCGGACGGCACCATCCAGTATGCGGAAAACCCGCCCAAGAAGTACCAGGACGTCTACCCCTTCAACTTCGAATGTGACGACTGGAAAGGCTTGTGGGAGGAACTCAAATCCATCTTCGTGTTCTGGATCGAACGCGGCGTGCGCATCTTCCGTGTGGACAACCCCCACACCAAGCCTCTGCCTTTCTGGGAGTGGTGTTTTGCCGAGCTGCGCAAGGAACATCCGGACGTCATTTATCTGTCCGAGGCCTTCACCCGGCCCAAAATCATGTACCGGCTGGCCAAGGCCGGCTTCACCCACTCGTACACCTATTTCACCTGGCGCAACTCCAAGCACGAGCTTACTCAATACCTCACCGAACTCGTGGAGCACGCCCCGCGGGATTACTTCCGGCCAAACTTCTGGCCCAACACGCCTGACATCCTGCCCGAGTATCTGCAGTACGGCGGCCGCCCCGCCTTTATCATACGCCTGGTGCTCGCGGCCACGCTGTCCTCCAACTACGGCGTCTACGGCCCGGCCTATGAGCTGTGCGAGAACACGGCCGTTCCCGGAACCATCGACTACATGGACTCCGAGAAATACGAGATCAAGGATTGGGACCTGGACCGCCCCGGCAATCTCTGGTCCTTCATCACCCTGGTCAACAGGATACGCCGAGACAATCCGGCCCTGCAGCAGACCTGGAACCTGCGCTTTCTGCCCACGGACAACGACTTCGTGATCTTCTTCGCCAAGGAAAGTTCGGACAAGGCAGAGCCCGGCTCCGAGGTCATCCTCGTGGCCGTGAATCTGGACCCGCACAACCCGCAGTCCGCCACGCTCACACTGCCGCTGGAGGAATACGGCATCGACGAAAGCCAGACCTACATGGTCCACGACCTGCTTGGCGACGACAAGTTCGTATGGCAGGGGCGCCGCAACCGCATGGACTTCGACCCGCGGGTGCTGCCTGCGCGCATCTTTCGGCTCAAGCGCAAGCTCAAGCGCGAAACCGACTTCGATTATTTCATGTAG
- a CDS encoding rhodanese-like domain-containing protein, which translates to MNEKTREFQEIMKKNAANIQSPDYSGEFGETLGKPTHRPEVERTTPKSLKSMLDDTVVIDVQQNASEKVKGSVVVTSEGLDWLNGQKQDNNYVVVDDQPGESIAERVAQHMINRNFPYVTILDGGFSAWKDSGFPTEPRK; encoded by the coding sequence ATGAACGAAAAGACTCGAGAATTCCAGGAAATCATGAAGAAGAACGCGGCGAACATCCAATCGCCGGACTACTCGGGAGAGTTTGGCGAAACACTGGGCAAGCCCACCCACAGACCAGAGGTGGAGCGGACCACCCCAAAGTCACTCAAATCCATGCTCGACGATACCGTCGTAATCGACGTGCAGCAGAATGCTTCGGAAAAGGTCAAAGGGTCAGTCGTCGTCACCTCGGAGGGACTCGACTGGCTGAACGGCCAAAAGCAGGACAACAACTATGTAGTTGTGGACGACCAGCCCGGCGAAAGCATCGCGGAGCGCGTCGCCCAGCACATGATCAACCGCAATTTCCCTTATGTGACTATTCTGGATGGCGGATTCTCCGCATGGAAAGATAGTGGCTTCCCCACCGAGCCACGCAAATAA
- the glgB gene encoding 1,4-alpha-glucan branching protein GlgB: protein MDERVLYGNGLMTEHDVYLFREGRHYRLYEKMGSHIMEVDGVRGTHFSVWAPNAAKVSVTGDFNGWDTDSHPLAPRWDESGIWEGFVPGVDRGAMYKYHIVSSVGGYVVDKGDPFAFSWELPPNTASVVWDLDYTWNDSGWMNIRGEKNGLSSPMSIYEMHLGSWRRVAEDGYRSLSYLELAEQLPAYLNEMGFTHVEFLPVMEHPFYGSWGYQSLGYFAPTSRYGTPQDFMRLVDALHAAGIGVLLDWVPSHFPSNEYGIGYFDGTHLYEHEDPRQGYHPDWQSAIYNYGRNEVRSFLISSGIFWLDRFHADGLRVDAVASMLYLDYSRKEGEWIPNKFGGRENIEAIEFLRIMNEAVYKEFPDTQTMAEESTAWPQVSRPTYLGGLGFGMKWNMGWMHDTLAYFSMDSIHRKYHQGQLTFSIWYAFNENFVLPLSHDEVVHGKGSILGKMPGDAWQKFANLRLLYGYMWAHPGKKLLFMGSEFGQGPEWNHDAALAWEQLEYDNHHGVKRWMEDLNRFYKAEPALHALDFSQDGFAWVDFHDADQSIVVFLRKDGEGRTVLVALNATPVPRPNYRVGVPSAGYWREVLNSDSTEYGGAGWGNLGGVESKPVPSHGFYDSISLTLPPLGIVFLRKE, encoded by the coding sequence ATGGACGAACGCGTCCTCTACGGAAATGGTTTGATGACGGAACACGACGTCTACCTGTTCAGGGAAGGTCGTCACTACCGACTGTACGAGAAGATGGGTTCCCACATCATGGAGGTGGACGGCGTGCGCGGCACGCATTTCTCTGTCTGGGCGCCCAACGCGGCCAAGGTCTCCGTAACCGGCGATTTCAACGGCTGGGACACGGATTCCCACCCGCTCGCCCCGCGTTGGGACGAGTCCGGCATCTGGGAAGGATTCGTTCCCGGCGTGGACCGCGGCGCCATGTACAAGTACCACATCGTATCCAGCGTGGGCGGCTACGTGGTGGACAAAGGCGACCCCTTCGCCTTCAGCTGGGAACTGCCGCCCAACACCGCCTCCGTGGTCTGGGATCTGGACTACACCTGGAACGATTCCGGGTGGATGAACATCCGCGGCGAGAAGAACGGCCTGTCCAGCCCGATGTCCATTTACGAGATGCATCTGGGCTCCTGGCGCCGTGTGGCCGAGGATGGCTACCGCTCCCTCTCCTATCTGGAGCTCGCCGAGCAGCTGCCGGCGTACCTCAACGAAATGGGTTTCACCCACGTGGAGTTCCTGCCCGTCATGGAGCATCCGTTCTACGGCTCGTGGGGTTACCAATCCCTTGGGTACTTCGCGCCCACCTCCCGCTACGGCACACCGCAGGACTTCATGCGGCTCGTGGACGCACTGCACGCAGCAGGCATCGGCGTGCTGCTGGACTGGGTGCCCTCCCACTTTCCATCGAACGAATACGGCATCGGCTATTTCGACGGCACGCACCTCTACGAGCACGAGGACCCTCGCCAGGGCTACCACCCGGACTGGCAGTCCGCCATCTACAACTACGGCCGCAACGAAGTCCGCTCCTTCCTCATTTCCAGCGGAATCTTCTGGCTGGACAGGTTCCACGCCGACGGCCTGCGCGTGGACGCCGTAGCCTCCATGCTCTACCTGGACTACTCCCGCAAGGAAGGCGAATGGATACCGAACAAGTTCGGCGGCCGCGAGAACATCGAGGCCATAGAGTTCCTGCGCATCATGAACGAGGCCGTGTACAAGGAATTCCCGGACACCCAGACCATGGCCGAGGAGTCCACGGCCTGGCCACAGGTCTCCCGACCCACCTACCTGGGCGGCCTCGGCTTCGGCATGAAGTGGAACATGGGCTGGATGCACGACACCCTGGCCTACTTCTCCATGGACTCCATCCATCGCAAGTACCATCAGGGCCAGCTCACCTTCTCCATCTGGTACGCCTTCAACGAGAACTTCGTGCTGCCGCTCTCCCATGACGAAGTCGTCCACGGCAAGGGCTCCATCCTGGGCAAGATGCCTGGCGACGCCTGGCAGAAGTTCGCCAACCTGCGCCTTCTCTACGGCTACATGTGGGCGCATCCGGGCAAGAAGCTGCTCTTCATGGGCAGCGAGTTCGGACAAGGGCCGGAGTGGAATCACGACGCCGCCCTGGCCTGGGAGCAGCTGGAGTACGACAACCATCACGGCGTAAAACGCTGGATGGAGGACCTCAACCGCTTCTACAAGGCAGAGCCCGCGCTCCATGCCCTGGATTTCAGCCAGGACGGCTTCGCCTGGGTCGATTTTCACGACGCCGATCAGTCCATCGTCGTGTTCCTGCGCAAGGACGGCGAAGGCCGCACCGTGCTCGTCGCACTCAACGCAACACCTGTTCCGCGTCCCAACTACCGCGTCGGCGTGCCCTCGGCCGGCTATTGGCGGGAGGTTCTCAACAGCGACTCCACCGAGTACGGGGGGGCCGGATGGGGCAATCTCGGCGGCGTGGAGTCCAAGCCCGTGCCCTCGCACGGGTTCTACGATTCCATCTCGCTTACCCTGCCTCCGCTTGGCATCGTTTTCTTGCGGAAGGAATAG
- a CDS encoding phosphatase PAP2 family protein: MTETTYGYAILALMLVLLGVGWRLVWPVWRRVREHTASVRALGPHGVLAMLVIIALAAALAFTLLTAAVLEASAAFRLDVAAASVSESLRISPLVELFSWVTHFGDTVTLLTAAVFGFAMYMAYARHEPLWPCLMTLLGAQATTWLGKYVIGKPRPDLSHIAPALQVVSPSFPSAHASGALTVYGFLGYLAIRTIRTPGHRAEAIYILFVYIGLIGLSRVFLGVHYATDVLGGWLLGAFWLCLGMALDMRARHHGSEAKASTTMPHP, translated from the coding sequence ATGACTGAGACAACATATGGATACGCCATTCTGGCCCTCATGCTTGTGCTGCTGGGGGTCGGGTGGCGCCTTGTCTGGCCGGTGTGGCGGCGGGTTCGCGAGCACACCGCTTCCGTGCGGGCGCTGGGTCCTCATGGCGTACTGGCAATGCTCGTCATCATAGCCCTGGCTGCCGCCCTGGCGTTCACGCTGCTCACTGCGGCTGTTCTGGAAGCCTCCGCCGCATTCCGGCTGGATGTCGCGGCCGCTTCTGTCTCCGAGTCTTTGCGCATATCGCCTCTTGTGGAACTGTTCAGCTGGGTCACGCACTTTGGCGATACGGTTACCCTCCTCACCGCCGCAGTTTTCGGTTTTGCGATGTATATGGCGTATGCGCGCCATGAACCGCTGTGGCCCTGTCTGATGACGCTGCTGGGGGCTCAGGCCACGACATGGCTCGGCAAATACGTGATCGGCAAACCACGGCCGGACCTGTCGCACATCGCTCCGGCGCTTCAGGTGGTCTCGCCGTCCTTTCCCAGCGCTCATGCATCCGGCGCCCTCACGGTCTACGGATTTCTGGGATACCTAGCGATCCGCACCATCCGCACGCCCGGTCATCGAGCCGAGGCGATCTACATTCTGTTCGTATATATTGGCTTGATAGGGCTGAGCCGGGTGTTCCTGGGCGTGCACTACGCCACAGACGTGCTCGGGGGGTGGCTGCTCGGCGCGTTCTGGCTGTGTCTGGGAATGGCTCTGGATATGCGCGCCCGTCACCATGGTTCGGAAGCGAAAGCCTCCACGACTATGCCGCACCCATAA